In one window of Archocentrus centrarchus isolate MPI-CPG fArcCen1 chromosome 11, fArcCen1, whole genome shotgun sequence DNA:
- the LOC115787638 gene encoding kelch-like protein 10, with product MASYNELRIKRTLCDAILKVGDVEFPVHKIILCNCSPYFRAYFTRWTAPDQKVFKISGLSPDMMKLIIDFAYTGSVYVTEDNVQELLLAADQFNVMGLVKICCDFLGEQLCPENCVGMWQFTTISLFPELRAKAYQYILNHFKQVVAEEEFLNLTVEELADILDNDHLDVQEDTVYDAVLKWIAHAPAEREQHISTLLPKVRLGLMTEEYLRQNVLSNKLVGSNFACQSMVDEATRAIRDIRPGESGFYHPLARPRLPHSILLAIGGSSDDRTHVIEAYDYRSDHWLNLMNNLDHPRASCGVAFLNGYVYCIGGCNRWVVLSTVHRFDMTTRTWNEVAPMHEVRCNVSVTVLNGCIYAMGGCIGSTIYNTAERYQPDTNRWTLIAPMREQRRDASCTTLNNRIYICGGCNRHGPLATAEFYNAETNQWTMIQSMKKPRSGLGVIAYAGQVFAVGGSDGTNDLCTAEVYNTDTDVWNEVKPMSTPRSNFGIEVINNRIFVAGGCNLLDISCVEYYDVLTGVWSAACPLSIPRRGLSCCVVSGLSNLADYIVPRNVLADEQDESAAHC from the exons ATGGCAAGCTATAATGAGCTCCGTATTAAGAGAACATTGTGTGATGCAATTCTCAAAGTGGGTGATGTCGAATTTCCAGTCCACAAGATCATCCTCTGTAACTGTAGTCCGTATTTCCG GGCTTACTTCACACGCTGGACCGCCCCAGACCAGAAGGTCTTCAAAATATCTGGCCTGTCTCCTGACATGATGAAGCTCATCATTGACTTTGCGTACACTGGCTCAGTTTACGTGACAGAGGACAATGTACAAGAACTTCTGCTAGCAGCCGATCAATTCAATGTAATGGGCCTCGTAAAAATCTGCTGTGACTTCCTTGGGGAGCAGCTCTGCCCAGAGAACTGCGTTGGCATGTGGCAGTTCACAACCATATCCCTTTTCCCCGAACTGCGTGCCAAGGCCTACCAATACATCCTCAACCACTTTAAGCAGGTTGTTGCAGAGGAGGAGTTCCTAAACctcactgtggaggaacttGCCGATATCCTTGATAATGATCACCTCGATGTCCAGGAGGACACTGTGTATGACGCTGTGCTTAAGTGGATCGCCCATGCACCTGCAGAACGGGAGCAACACATTTCCACTCTGTTGCCTAAG GTTCGTTTGGGACTGATGACTGAAGAGTACCTAAGGCAAAATGTGCTGTCCAATAAGCTGGTGGGCAGCAATTTTGCATGCCAATCCATGGTTGATGAGGCCACCAGAGCCATACGTGATATTAGACCCGGTGAGTCTGGCTTCTATCACCCGCTTGCTCGTCCTCGCCTGCCTCATTCCATCCTGCTCGCCATCGGGGGCTCGAGTGACGATCGAACTCATGTCATCGAGGCCTATGATTACCGGAGTGACCACTGGCTCAACTTAATGAACAACCTCGACCATCCTCGTGCCTCCTGTGGAGTTGCCTTCCTCAATGGGTATGTCTACTGCATTGGTGGCTGCAACAGATGGGTGGTTTTGAGCACCGTACATAGATTTGATATGACCACTCGCACCTGGAATGAGGTGGCACCAATGCACGAGGTCCGCTGCAATGTAAGCGTGACTGTGCTGAATGGGTGCATCTATGCCATGGGAGGCTGTATCGGATCGACAATCTACAACACTGCAGAGCGCTATCAACCTGACACCAACCGGTGGACTCTTATTGCACCAATGCGTGAACAGAGGCGCGATGCCAGCTGCACAACACTTAACAACCGG atttaCATTTGCGGCGGGTGCAATAGACACGGGCCCCTGGCCACGGCTGAATTTTACAACGCTGAGACCAACCAGTGGACGATGATCCAGTCAATGAAAAAGCCCCGCAGTGGATTAGGAGTGATTGCATATGCCGGTCAAGTCTTTGCT GTCGGTGGCTCTGATGGAACCAATGATCTTTGCACCGCTGAGGTTTACAACACAGACACCGACGTGTGGAACGAAGTGAAACCTATGTCGACCCCCCGCAGCAACTTTGGCATTGAAGTAATCAACAACCGCATCTTTGTTGCCGGGGGCTGCAACTTACTCGACATTTCATGTGTTGAGTACTATGATGTTTTAACCGGAGTGTGGTCCGCAGCCTGTCCATTGAGCATTCCCCGCCGTGGATTGAGTTGTTGTGTGGTATCCGGGCTTTCCAATTTGGCCGATTACATCGTGCCACGTAATGTCCTGGCAGACGAGCAGGACGAGTCAGCAGCACACTGTTAA